TAAATTGGGGGTTTCTAGGTTTTAACACGTCTAATGTTTATTCTAGGTTTTAACACGTCTAATGTTTATGCCaaggtatgtgtgtgagagattcaCAGTAGCTCGGTCTTGTCATACAGGAAGAGCAGAATAAACACTTCACTCATAGCACCCAGGGAATGTTAATCCTCTATGCTGCTAGTTTTGGTGTTGACTtcactcatcacacacttttCCAGTCACTGTGCCGCTGTTTACTGGATGTACTAGATGTTCCACACTGCTGTTCCTGTAGCTGTTCCAACTGTTGTATTGTGTTTATCATACAGGGTCTATTTGcacagtgtgtttagtgtctgtctgtttgcacTGAAACTAAACTGTAAACTGATTTGCACTACATGTCTGGTgattattttataccacagtattttctgtaatatattAGACCAAGGCCTGCACCGGTATACTTGTATGTGGCTAGAATGAAaaagaatctctctctctttctcttttaaccatttattctCGTTAATTTCAAAACAGAGGCAACTAAAGAAGAAATTTCCAGTGGAAAACCCATTTCGCCAACAGGACAGAGTGCTGCCCAGATTCAGAGGTACGGTCGGCTGTGCCGTCAGAGCACATTATTCATTTTGCCATAGAACAAATTCAAACTCTTTCTGAACGTTTTTAAGTGCCGAACACTCTTCTGTCAGGTTTAATGAGGACGCTGAGCATCCAGAGGAAGACTCTGGCTCGGTGGGCGCATCGAGTAAAGGCTCTGGAGCACTACTGCACTGAGCTGCTGCGCTGTAAGCCGTGCGTCTCTCAGTCCTCTGAcctcattcatttctttattccCAGGGAAGAAGAGCTGCATCCTGAGTTTGCACATAACAGGTATCCTACTTTCTACTCTGACTTTAAATGCTGCCTTGGATAAGTGAAAGTTAGGATACTTAAAAACAGGAGTTATATTGGGATATATTGGGAAGGTGGGAAGGCTTTtactctcaggaaaaaaagtacaaaattgtGCCTTTCTTTGTCACTTTGGacatttagtatgtatcttttacatgATCATGTGAATGTAGTGCACCTGTAAACATGATTTAAAGTACATAATTGCACATTGAGGACCCCTGTTGTATCTTTGAGCATTTAGagtaataatttaaaagtaCAATTCATGCACATTTGCAAATTTTTATTGTATGGAGATCTTAACAATGGTACCATTAAAACTTAATGAATCTAATAAGCCTAAAGGCTCGAGTTAAGACTTGATTGTATGGCCAGACCTGAAGTTTCCTTGTTTATTGATCTTTTTTTgacatgataaaatattatattataataatatcaaataataaaataaagcagttaacAAATGCTTTGACTAAAGGAAtactctggattttttttttttcagcataatGATTTTTCAACCAGAAGATGCCCCTAATGATCAGCCAAGAGTCGACTTGAGCAGTAAGTGCCTCAGCAGTGGGAATGTGTCCCAGCCATGTGTCGCCAAACTGTACCGGTGTTTAGCTCCGTATGAGACCAAGGACACCAAGAACAGACCATTTAGTGTGACTGTGAATGAAGTTCTGGAAGTACTCATTAAAGATCAAGCTGGTATGCCTTGCACTGTTTCTATGCAATGTGGGAGAGGGATGATTATGTTGTTGTACTCGCGCTTATATTTCCATCTGAAATCATCAGGATGGTGGCTGGTAGAGAATGAAGCGAAGTGTTTAGCCTGGTTCCCTGCTCCCTACTTGGAGTTGTGTGAGgatgaagaagagagagaagatgagcTTGACAGTACAGATGGTCAAAGTAAGTTACAgggctaataataatatgatgatgaaaaaagtgtagatttgcatttatttggtgccatttgaaaatgtctaaattgaTTTGgaaagtcttttaaaaaaattcttcattTTTGTCCCCCCAGTGGCTCTATATTGCGCTATAAAGAACTTCACCTCTACCATGACGGATGAGCTATCGGTGAACATCGGAGCCGTGGTAGAGGTTATTCAGAAGTCTGACGATGGCTGGTGGCTTGCTAGGTAACTCAGTCTATCAGTCTATCTATAGATGTTATACCACTGGAATAAGGATTATGTTATAGCACAGTGCTAAAATGTAACTACTACACAGGATACAGTTTCTGGTGAAAAAAGGTTCCTCTAGTATTCTCAGGGTTCTTTGTTTACCAAAGGGGTTCTATCTGGAACTCTCTCTGATAGTGAGACGACGTTGTGTTTCCTGTTGTTCGGAATAGGGAAACGCTGTTAAACCATTAACTCCTTCAATGCCCAGGTCATCTCAGCGGGTCCAGACTTGTATGTCCCACATATcgacatacagtacatttccTAAAAGAAGGAAAACATGTAGTTCTCTGTAGttattgaataattcatagtactTAATGGATAATATGTTTTAAGATAAAAACTCATTAAAAACTGGATGTTTAGTGGGGTAATGGTTATATTGAACCTTTTTTTCTTATGCACTTGATATAGATTAGAATAAAATCAGTTCTTAATAAAAATCAGTGCAGCAACCATATTTTACTAtggaatacacacactacactgcaggGTTCTTCAAGATTTTTTTGGATAGATATGACTTCTTAGCTCCATCTTGGAACCTTCTGGTAGGGAAACCCTGTTGGACCACTCTAgttttagggttctacataggCCCATTAAGCGTTCCCCgaagaaccttttttctaagaatgtatgCAATTGTAATCTAGATATTACAGTTGTattgaaaaaaaactttttttaagtgaatagatgttttatttaagtGTTCTTTATTATTGTGGGTGATTCTTACTGACTCAACCTGAACTGTATGATATTACTTTGCTTTAACAGATATAATGGAAAGGCAGGATATGTGCCCTCTATATACCTGCAGCCATACTCCAACCCTATGTTTAGCATGCAGAAAAAGTTGCACAGCTCCAACCTAAATCTGTCCACTCTATCAAGTGCGCTGTCTCACCCCATCCACAAGCCTCGTTTCCACAAGTCCCACTCTATGGAGGTGGTCTCTGAGCCTCCGTGCCACAGTGCTCCAGTCCAACACAATGAATCCAGCAGCCGCGAGAGCAGCTTCAGTGATGACACTGACTTCTGCTCCAGCTCCTCTGTTTCTCCCGGCTCTGAGCGTGAAGAGAACCCgagacagtcagagaaagaTGCAGAATCAGCCAGTCCTgacagtgttgtgtgtatggagCTTCAAAGCTCTACAAATTCAGAAACCAGCAGCCCTTCCAAACTGCACCCACAGGTGCCCCCTCGTCCACAAACCCAAGAGATCCTCACCCGCTGTACCACCTTCACCCGCAAAGCAGCCCTGGAATGCCAAGCTCGCCTGTTTGATAGAACTGCGATTCAGGCCCTgtaaaagaagaacaaaagttATCTAAAGAGATGTTTTGTAATCCTCTCGTGATGACGCATGATACTATTATTTCTGTCTGGTACAGTGACTATGCTTGAATACTTTCATGTCTGAACcagtttttaaaacaatgactCTGATTGCTCATCCAATTATTGTGTGCATATATTGTCCTTCCTCTACCTGATTGTATGCTATTCATCAGCATTCATCATGCTGTATAAAGGTGAATATAAAGGTGAAGTGGTTAGCTGCGTAAATGCTAACATAGTCAGAGAATATTAGTACAACATTCAGTTACTTCCACTGGTAAGACTGGTTCTATTCGTTTGCCTTTCCTTTTCACAGTCACTTGTCATGTTATATAATAGGCCTGTCACAGTGTCTGAGAGAAAGCAGGCTGGtaacttttatataaaatacttttttataatattgttttCCCATATGCTGTACTATGTCTTTGAACATTGTCTGTATTCCACATGTTAAATCacagtacataaataaaattacgCTCCAAATAAAATTATGAAGTGTGCTGTAGTGACATCCTTCACCCAAtaactcaggtttgttgatggtcaAGTGGCAGGGTACTGATGTTCCAGAGTAGCCTTATATACCTGTGTTATACCGTGTTTACTGTAATTGTTTACAATCCCACTATTCAGTATCACCCAGAATAGAATGGACTTTCCCTTTGAgtgtggttcctctcaaagtttctttctcatgttttttccttgccaccttcAACTCTGGCTTGGCCATTAGGAATCTAAATCCATATCTGAAAGGTTCCTTCCACTGAAAGTTTTATACACCTGAATTAAATAGCATTAACATCTTAAAGCTTGTAATAGTTTCTCAGTGTTTCTGTATAACCAAAGTTAGCATATGAAGGaatcagtaaataaatcttTCTGCATGAATACATGACTGCATCATCAACGTACCTTTTACAAGAAATGGTATGAAAAAGCTATGGTTTCCTGAAATACTAGATTATCTTTTTGTAAAATCAAATATCTTTGCAAGGAAATTGTTCTGATTTTCCCTGTCGTGTTCCCTTTATGTCAGTCCCTGAATGACATCTATTTAAAGTTTGGTATGTCATGTCAGTTCACTTGTAAAAACATGTCTCATGGCCCTAAGCTCTGACTGCATGATTCTTCTGTAGGAACCAACAcaaatatgtttgtttaaataaataattgaaaatattCAAAGGatatttgaatatgtaaatgaaaagaaatgtggTATATATCCAGTCCACATTTCAGATATTGAActatttaatacaaattaa
The sequence above is a segment of the Pangasianodon hypophthalmus isolate fPanHyp1 chromosome 12, fPanHyp1.pri, whole genome shotgun sequence genome. Coding sequences within it:
- the noxo1b gene encoding NADPH oxidase organizer 1b isoform X1, which translates into the protein MGDHRYPLHVGILGIMCKGNSKLFMTSVLWSDQTDVIVYRSLRDFKQLHRQLKKKFPVENPFRQQDRVLPRFRGLMRTLSIQRKTLARWAHRVKALEHYCTELLRCKPCVSQSSDLIHFFIPREEELHPEFAHNSIMIFQPEDAPNDQPRVDLSSKCLSSGNVSQPCVAKLYRCLAPYETKDTKNRPFSVTVNEVLEVLIKDQAGMPCTVSMQCGRGMIMLLYSRLYFHLKSSGWWLVENEAKCLAWFPAPYLELCEDEEEREDELDSTDGQMALYCAIKNFTSTMTDELSVNIGAVVEVIQKSDDGWWLARYNGKAGYVPSIYLQPYSNPMFSMQKKLHSSNLNLSTLSSALSHPIHKPRFHKSHSMEVVSEPPCHSAPVQHNESSSRESSFSDDTDFCSSSSVSPGSEREENPRQSEKDAESASPDSVVCMELQSSTNSETSSPSKLHPQVPPRPQTQEILTRCTTFTRKAALECQARLFDRTAIQAL
- the noxo1b gene encoding NADPH oxidase organizer 1b isoform X2 → MGDHRYPLHVGILGIMCKGNSKLFMTSVLWSDQTDVIVYRSLRDFKQLHRQLKKKFPVENPFRQQDRVLPRFRGLMRTLSIQRKTLARWAHRVKALEHYCTELLRCKPCVSQSSDLIHFFIPREEELHPEFAHNSIMIFQPEDAPNDQPRVDLSSKCLSSGNVSQPCVAKLYRCLAPYETKDTKNRPFSVTVNEVLEVLIKDQAGWWLVENEAKCLAWFPAPYLELCEDEEEREDELDSTDGQMALYCAIKNFTSTMTDELSVNIGAVVEVIQKSDDGWWLARYNGKAGYVPSIYLQPYSNPMFSMQKKLHSSNLNLSTLSSALSHPIHKPRFHKSHSMEVVSEPPCHSAPVQHNESSSRESSFSDDTDFCSSSSVSPGSEREENPRQSEKDAESASPDSVVCMELQSSTNSETSSPSKLHPQVPPRPQTQEILTRCTTFTRKAALECQARLFDRTAIQAL